One Chlamydia sp. DNA window includes the following coding sequences:
- a CDS encoding polymorphic outer membrane protein middle domain-containing protein has product MQMPVHKFLLSVVLSYSFCCLPGAYAADIVVPQGVYDGDTLTVSFPYTVVGDPSGTSVSSAGNLTLKNLDNSIVALPLSCFGNLSGNFTVDGKGYSLTFENIRTSTHGAALSNSAGTGLFTIEDFGELSFSNCNSLLSVLPPSTGQQLTTPTPSDGTIYSKTDLLISNINKLSFYSNLVSGNGGAIDAKSLILRGVGKLCAFQENTAQSDGGVCRVTQSFLATNNNAPIVFVANVAGIKGGGIAAVVNGQGTGTGTTSPSVLFSGNTSVEFDGNVARIGGGIYSDGDVSFLQNTKTIFRNNIASPVYIDPQQTGGPTQQQNGQGYGNGGAIFCKNDAQQTGTTSPGTVSFQGEGVVFFSKNVAAGKGGAIYAKKLTISDCGPVQFLGNIANDGGAIYLGDSGELSLSADLGDIIFDGNLKRAAKPSATTANDVAVSLNAISMAAGGTITALKAAEGYQILFNDPIEMANGQTQLTKALKINDGEGYTGDIVFANGNNVLYQDVELSQGRVILRNQAKLSVNSLNQTGGIVYMGAGSTLDFVNTQQQQLTKLITLSNLHLSLSSLLANNGVTNPPTNPPAQTSKPAVIGSANVGSVTISDPIFFEDLDNTAYDNYDWLGANQTINVIQLQSTTQPPPDLTVGNENPQYGYQGTWQLQWEPPTAQPPQNGPYTLKATWTKTGYNPGPERVASLVPNSLWGSILDIRSAHSAIQASIDGRAYCRGLWISGVSNFFYHDRDALGQGWRHISGGYSIGANSYFGSSMFGLAFTEIFGRSKDYVVCRSNEHTCIGSIYLSTKRVLCGSRLFGDAFIRASYGFGNQHMKTSYTFAEESSVRWDNNGLVGEIGVGLPIMIAPSKLYLNELRPFVQAEFAYADHESFTESGDQARDFKSGHLMNLAVPIGVKFDRCSSKHPNKYSFMGAYICDAYRSISGTKTTLLSHKETWTTDAFHLARHGAVVRGSMYASLTSNIEVYGHGRYEYRDDSRGYGLSAGSKVRF; this is encoded by the coding sequence ATGCAAATGCCTGTTCATAAGTTCTTGCTTTCAGTGGTTCTGTCGTATTCTTTTTGCTGCTTGCCAGGAGCATATGCAGCTGATATTGTAGTCCCTCAAGGGGTTTATGATGGGGATACATTGACGGTATCTTTCCCTTATACAGTGGTAGGTGATCCGAGCGGGACATCGGTTTCTTCTGCAGGCAATTTAACATTAAAAAATCTAGACAACTCCATTGTAGCCCTCCCTTTAAGTTGTTTCGGTAATTTGTCGGGGAATTTCACAGTCGATGGAAAAGGTTATTCGTTAACCTTTGAGAATATACGCACATCTACACATGGAGCAGCCTTGAGTAATAGCGCTGGCACAGGGCTGTTTACTATTGAAGATTTTGGAGAATTATCTTTTTCAAATTGTAATTCTCTGCTCTCCGTATTACCACCTTCAACTGGACAACAATTAACAACTCCCACTCCTTCTGATGGGACGATTTATTCTAAAACCGACCTTCTAATAAGCAACATCAATAAGCTGTCCTTCTATAGTAATCTAGTTTCTGGAAATGGCGGAGCTATAGATGCGAAAAGCTTAATTTTGCGAGGAGTAGGAAAGCTTTGTGCTTTCCAAGAGAATACAGCACAATCTGACGGAGGAGTATGCCGAGTAACTCAGTCTTTCTTGGCTACCAATAACAATGCTCCTATTGTTTTTGTAGCTAATGTTGCAGGAATAAAAGGAGGAGGTATTGCAGCAGTTGTAAATGGTCAAGGAACGGGAACAGGCACAACAAGTCCGTCCGTTCTTTTTTCAGGGAATACTTCTGTAGAATTTGATGGGAATGTTGCTCGTATCGGAGGAGGTATCTACTCAGACGGGGATGTCTCCTTTCTTCAGAATACCAAGACTATTTTTCGCAATAACATAGCGTCTCCGGTCTATATTGATCCTCAGCAGACAGGAGGGCCGACGCAGCAACAAAATGGTCAAGGTTATGGAAATGGAGGGGCTATTTTCTGTAAGAATGATGCGCAGCAAACAGGAACTACTAGTCCTGGAACAGTTTCTTTTCAGGGAGAAGGAGTCGTTTTCTTTAGTAAGAATGTTGCTGCAGGAAAGGGAGGGGCCATCTACGCGAAGAAGCTGACGATTTCCGATTGCGGGCCTGTGCAGTTTTTGGGGAATATCGCCAATGATGGAGGTGCTATTTATTTAGGGGATTCGGGGGAGCTGAGTTTATCTGCTGATCTCGGAGATATCATTTTTGATGGCAATCTAAAAAGAGCTGCGAAGCCAAGTGCTACAACTGCGAATGATGTAGCCGTTTCGTTAAACGCTATCTCTATGGCTGCGGGAGGAACAATCACCGCTTTAAAAGCTGCTGAGGGATATCAGATCCTGTTTAATGACCCTATTGAGATGGCCAATGGACAGACACAACTAACAAAAGCTCTTAAGATTAACGATGGCGAGGGGTATACAGGAGACATTGTTTTTGCCAATGGTAACAACGTGTTATACCAAGATGTGGAACTCTCCCAAGGAAGAGTGATCCTGCGTAATCAGGCAAAACTATCCGTCAACTCCCTAAATCAAACAGGGGGGATTGTATATATGGGAGCTGGGAGTACGCTGGATTTTGTCAATACGCAACAGCAACAACTAACTAAGCTAATCACTCTTTCCAATCTGCATTTGTCCCTCTCTTCTTTATTAGCTAATAATGGGGTGACTAACCCTCCTACCAATCCTCCTGCTCAAACTTCTAAGCCTGCAGTAATAGGGAGTGCAAACGTTGGCTCTGTGACAATCTCCGACCCGATCTTTTTCGAAGATTTAGATAATACTGCTTATGATAATTATGATTGGCTAGGAGCAAATCAGACCATTAATGTCATTCAGTTGCAATCAACCACTCAGCCTCCTCCTGATTTGACTGTAGGGAATGAAAATCCTCAGTATGGGTATCAGGGAACTTGGCAACTTCAGTGGGAGCCTCCTACCGCACAACCTCCACAGAATGGCCCTTATACCTTGAAAGCAACTTGGACAAAAACAGGTTACAATCCAGGCCCTGAGCGAGTAGCGTCTTTAGTTCCTAATAGTCTTTGGGGGTCAATTTTAGATATTCGTTCTGCGCATTCAGCCATTCAAGCAAGTATTGACGGGAGGGCTTATTGTCGTGGGTTATGGATATCTGGAGTTTCCAACTTTTTCTATCATGACAGAGATGCTTTAGGTCAGGGATGGCGGCATATTAGTGGTGGATATTCGATAGGAGCTAACTCCTACTTTGGATCATCAATGTTTGGACTGGCTTTTACAGAAATTTTTGGTAGATCCAAGGATTACGTAGTATGTCGATCAAATGAGCATACGTGTATAGGATCTATTTATCTATCTACGAAACGCGTTTTATGCGGGTCTCGTTTGTTCGGCGATGCATTTATCCGAGCTAGTTATGGATTCGGGAATCAGCATATGAAAACCTCCTACACATTTGCGGAAGAAAGCAGTGTGCGTTGGGATAATAATGGTTTAGTAGGGGAAATCGGAGTTGGGCTTCCTATAATGATTGCTCCCTCCAAGTTGTATTTGAATGAATTGCGTCCCTTTGTACAGGCGGAATTTGCTTATGCTGATCATGAATCTTTCACAGAAAGTGGGGATCAAGCTAGAGACTTTAAGAGCGGACATCTTATGAACTTAGCGGTTCCTATTGGAGTGAAATTTGATCGATGCTCTAGCAAACATCCTAATAAATACAGTTTTATGGGGGCTTATATTTGTGATGCTTATCGATCCATATCCGGAACTAAAACTACGCTTCTTTCTCATAAGGAAACTTGGACTACCGATGCGTTTCATTTAGCAAGACATGGAGCTGTGGTTAGAGGATCCATGTATGCTTCTCTAACGAGCAATATAGAAGTGTATGGCCATGGAAGATATGAGTATCGAGATGACTCTCGGGGTTATGGTTTGAGCGCAGGAAGTAAAGTCCGGTTCTAA
- a CDS encoding polymorphic outer membrane protein middle domain-containing protein, whose amino-acid sequence MTRRISLSFTCLSLFTVSSACSLLADETDTLKFPRFTFMGRDIEFITDLLPFVSAQNVTISRSGGCTITGNTQTQIFSNAMSTTASSGAFNIAMTSFTATDNANLFFCNNFCTHKQGGGAIHAAGPIEFINNLDVLFYNNTAAGAQYVGTGNASQNEKNRGGALYATQISLTGNKTLSFINNVSGDCGGAVCADSAIAIMNTTKGILFEANHTLDHIPTTNAQDMARGGAICSRSRVCSINDNYGPIVFNYNQGGKGGAISARECSINNNKDKLIFSNNSAIGWHNSSPKSNGGSIQVEQEFSLQNNQGPIYFDSNSATHAGGAIDCRNINIQENGPIYFVNNSATWGAAINLLKSASSANYIHTGTGDIIFNNNTQLQSNGVLGIRKIFHIPKGPTNLTSPYTLSLGAKKDTHIYFYDLFQWERVKADDPNQQLQHTVTINPSADFSGAVVFSYKELSSDMKTLMLMNKEHNYIKESPTTLKFGTLAIEDDAHLEMFNVSFTQENTSLLALGSGATLTVGKGGSLNLTNLGVILPAVLQAKDNQPIIRVNPQDMTQNTGTNQTPSDTSGVTTPMITLNGDLSLIDENYESVYDSVDLSRGKSEQPILSIETTNNQQLASNWKDTLNTSLYSLPHYGYQGLWTPIWITTTYTVTLNNNPSTLTAESPISKQKETSNTFSPSSTTTAKAPVVNASTGGGTTSTTRDVTVTRHTLTANWTPIGYIVDPVRRGDLIANSLVHSGRNTTIELRSLLPDDAWFVLQGTAATLFTKQQKRLDYHGYSSTSKGYVASSQLSGTRGHKFLLAFSQSSDTMKEHITNNTIASHYYLSALCFEHPVFDRMALIAAAACNYGTHEIHSFYGDTKSSKGKFHSTTLGGFLRCELRDSMSFQSITLTPFAQTLISRTESASIQERGDLSRLFTLEQAHTNVISPIGIKGAYSSNTWPELSWEIELAYQPTLYWKRPLLNAILIKNNGSWMATNTPLAKHSFYGRGSHALKFPYLKLFANYQAEVSTSTVSHYINAGGALVF is encoded by the coding sequence ATGACTAGAAGAATTTCTCTATCCTTTACTTGCCTAAGCTTGTTTACTGTTTCATCAGCATGTTCCCTGCTAGCTGATGAAACAGATACTTTGAAGTTTCCGCGCTTTACTTTTATGGGTAGAGATATTGAATTTATCACTGATCTTCTCCCTTTTGTCTCAGCTCAAAATGTTACTATTTCTAGAAGCGGCGGCTGCACAATTACGGGTAATACACAAACCCAGATCTTTTCTAATGCGATGAGCACTACTGCTTCTTCTGGCGCTTTTAATATAGCGATGACCTCCTTCACAGCCACCGATAATGCGAATTTATTCTTTTGCAATAACTTTTGCACACATAAGCAAGGTGGGGGAGCTATCCATGCCGCAGGCCCTATTGAGTTTATAAATAATCTAGATGTGCTTTTTTATAATAACACAGCAGCTGGAGCCCAATACGTCGGAACAGGAAATGCGAGTCAAAACGAAAAAAATCGTGGTGGAGCCCTCTATGCCACACAAATTAGTCTAACTGGAAATAAAACCCTCTCTTTTATTAACAATGTTTCCGGAGACTGCGGTGGAGCTGTCTGTGCTGATAGTGCAATAGCCATCATGAATACTACAAAAGGCATTTTATTCGAAGCCAACCACACACTCGACCATATACCCACTACAAATGCTCAGGACATGGCTAGAGGAGGAGCTATATGCAGTAGATCCCGTGTTTGCTCAATTAATGATAACTATGGGCCTATAGTCTTTAACTATAATCAAGGGGGGAAGGGCGGAGCAATCTCTGCACGAGAATGTTCCATTAACAACAACAAGGATAAGCTGATTTTTTCTAATAATAGTGCTATAGGATGGCATAACTCTAGTCCTAAAAGTAATGGGGGAAGCATTCAAGTAGAGCAAGAGTTTTCTCTACAAAACAACCAAGGGCCTATTTACTTTGATAGCAATTCTGCGACACATGCCGGAGGAGCCATTGATTGTCGAAACATTAACATCCAAGAGAACGGTCCCATCTACTTTGTGAATAACTCAGCCACTTGGGGAGCTGCAATTAACCTACTAAAGTCAGCTTCCTCAGCCAATTATATCCATACAGGTACTGGTGATATCATTTTCAATAATAACACACAGCTCCAATCCAACGGGGTTTTGGGAATACGAAAAATTTTCCATATTCCTAAAGGGCCCACAAATTTAACCTCTCCCTATACACTCTCTCTTGGCGCTAAAAAAGATACTCATATCTATTTTTATGACCTTTTCCAATGGGAACGTGTTAAAGCAGACGACCCCAATCAACAACTCCAACATACCGTTACTATCAATCCCTCAGCAGATTTTTCTGGCGCCGTTGTGTTCTCATATAAAGAATTATCCAGCGATATGAAAACGCTCATGCTCATGAACAAAGAGCACAACTATATCAAAGAGTCTCCCACGACCTTAAAATTCGGAACGTTAGCAATTGAAGATGATGCGCATTTGGAAATGTTCAACGTCTCTTTTACACAAGAAAATACGAGTCTTCTTGCTTTAGGAAGCGGAGCTACACTCACCGTTGGGAAAGGCGGATCACTCAATCTTACAAATCTTGGCGTCATTCTGCCCGCTGTTCTACAAGCAAAAGATAACCAGCCTATCATTCGTGTCAATCCTCAAGATATGACACAAAATACAGGGACTAACCAAACTCCCTCTGACACAAGCGGTGTTACTACTCCAATGATCACTCTCAATGGAGATCTTTCACTAATCGATGAAAATTATGAATCTGTCTACGATAGTGTCGATCTCTCCCGAGGTAAATCAGAACAACCCATCCTATCTATAGAAACAACCAATAATCAACAATTAGCGTCTAACTGGAAAGATACTCTCAATACTTCATTGTATTCCTTACCGCATTATGGCTATCAAGGACTTTGGACGCCTATTTGGATAACCACAACTTATACAGTTACTCTTAATAATAATCCTTCAACACTTACTGCCGAGTCCCCTATTTCTAAGCAGAAAGAAACCAGTAATACCTTCAGCCCTAGTAGTACTACGACAGCTAAAGCGCCTGTTGTTAATGCTTCTACAGGAGGAGGAACTACCTCCACTACAAGAGATGTAACCGTGACACGACATACCTTAACAGCCAACTGGACTCCTATCGGGTATATCGTAGATCCTGTTCGTAGAGGAGATCTTATTGCCAATAGTCTCGTACATTCTGGAAGAAATACTACCATCGAGCTACGCTCATTACTACCAGATGATGCTTGGTTCGTTTTACAAGGAACGGCAGCTACGCTATTCACTAAGCAGCAAAAACGCTTAGACTACCATGGTTATTCCTCCACATCAAAAGGCTACGTTGCATCTTCTCAACTATCGGGAACCCGTGGACATAAGTTCTTACTTGCCTTCTCTCAATCCTCGGATACGATGAAGGAGCACATCACAAATAACACAATTGCTTCTCATTACTATTTATCAGCTCTCTGTTTTGAACATCCTGTATTTGACCGCATGGCTCTAATTGCAGCAGCAGCTTGCAACTACGGTACACACGAAATACACAGTTTTTATGGAGATACGAAGTCTTCAAAAGGAAAATTCCATTCCACAACTCTTGGAGGTTTTCTTCGTTGTGAATTACGGGATAGCATGTCTTTCCAATCTATTACGTTGACTCCCTTTGCTCAAACTCTAATCTCTAGAACAGAATCCGCGTCCATTCAAGAAAGAGGAGATCTTTCGAGATTATTTACCTTAGAGCAGGCCCATACAAACGTGATCTCACCGATCGGCATCAAAGGAGCTTATTCCTCCAATACATGGCCAGAACTCTCTTGGGAAATAGAACTGGCTTATCAACCTACTCTTTATTGGAAACGTCCTCTCCTTAATGCAATTTTAATTAAAAATAATGGATCTTGGATGGCGACTAACACCCCGTTAGCCAAACATTCTTTCTATGGAAGAGGATCTCATGCATTGAAATTCCCTTATCTTAAATTATTCGCGAACTATCAGGCAGAGGTATCTACTTCTACTGTCTCACACTACATCAATGCAGGAGGAGCTCTAGTCTTTTAA
- a CDS encoding polymorphic outer membrane protein middle domain-containing protein yields the protein MKKVCFFLIFGSSFLGFAREVPSPIFLIPTPVPDLTEESLTAKVSLIGDTHNLTSCYLDNLKCIFAFLQKTANQGAVITISDILSLEDTQQEGISFVKNSTLESGGAIGYANPNTPTVEIRDTQGPVIFENNACFRSFSWGSTTVPPQVKEGGAIHAQDIYINNNQNVVGFIKNFSYGQGGAISAADAFVVKNNQSCVLFMDNICLQTTAAGKGGAIYAAGSNSFENNKNDLLFISNSCCAGGAIFSPSCSLIGNIGNTIFYNNRCFKNVETASTEDSDGGAIKVTNRLDITGNGGKIFFCENITKNYGGAIYAPLIYLENNGPTYFLHNIANNKGGAIYINGTAGSSSKISADKHPIIFNNNMVTNVTNADGTSTTANPPRRNAIMIESNSGGIEFGAGQGQNLIFYDPIQVPNAGVSIDFNKDTSHVGCVVFSGATVNSADISPINLQTKTPATLTLSNGFLYIEDRAQLSVNQFAQVGGVIALGNGAIFSCYKNGNNTDASVTLNSIGLHLPSILKNGAEAPLLWVEPTSTTTNNSTTYTADTAATFSLDNAKLSLVDENGNPPYESTDLTHALSAYPVLTISEASDNQLKSESMDFSGINAPHYGWQGLWTWGWAKTEDPATTPPATITDPQKANQFHRTLLLSWLPAGYIPSPKHKSPLIANTLWGNMLMATESLKNSLLDRISEHSFWGITGGGLGMLVYQEPRKEHPGFHMHSSGYSAGITAGHTHIFSLRFNQAFTKLRERYAENFVSSKNYSCQGEMLFSLQEGFLLTRLIGLYSYGSHHCHHFYTQGENRSSEGQFCSQTFGGAAVLDFPLKPFGSTHILTAPFLGAFGVYSTLSSFTEKGAYPRNFSTQTPLINVVTPIGVKGSFVNARRRPSAWNIELAYQSVLYRQEPGIFTQLLASKGIWSGHGSPASRHAVSYKISQKTQLLRFAVLNLQYHGFYSSSTFCNYLNGELSLIF from the coding sequence ATGAAAAAAGTTTGTTTCTTTTTAATTTTTGGAAGCTCCTTTTTAGGATTCGCTAGAGAAGTTCCCTCTCCTATTTTTTTAATCCCTACTCCAGTTCCTGACCTAACAGAAGAATCTCTGACAGCTAAAGTCAGTTTAATCGGAGATACACACAATCTCACTAGCTGCTATCTAGACAATCTGAAATGCATATTTGCTTTTTTACAAAAAACTGCTAATCAAGGAGCAGTTATTACCATATCTGATATCCTTAGTCTGGAAGATACACAACAGGAAGGAATTTCTTTTGTGAAAAACAGCACTCTAGAAAGTGGTGGAGCAATTGGTTACGCAAATCCCAATACCCCTACTGTAGAAATCCGTGATACACAAGGTCCTGTCATCTTTGAAAATAATGCCTGTTTTAGATCTTTTTCCTGGGGTAGCACCACCGTCCCTCCCCAAGTAAAAGAAGGTGGCGCTATTCATGCTCAAGATATCTACATCAATAACAACCAGAATGTTGTTGGGTTTATTAAAAATTTTTCCTATGGTCAAGGAGGGGCTATCAGTGCAGCTGATGCCTTTGTCGTCAAAAACAATCAATCCTGTGTCCTGTTTATGGACAACATCTGCCTCCAAACTACGGCAGCAGGAAAGGGCGGGGCTATATATGCCGCAGGAAGTAACTCCTTCGAGAATAATAAAAATGATCTCCTATTTATCAGCAATTCCTGCTGTGCAGGAGGAGCCATCTTCTCTCCCAGCTGCTCTTTAATAGGAAATATAGGGAATACTATTTTTTATAATAATCGCTGTTTTAAAAACGTTGAAACAGCCAGCACTGAAGACTCCGATGGGGGTGCTATTAAAGTCACTAACCGCTTGGATATTACAGGTAATGGCGGGAAAATTTTTTTCTGTGAGAATATCACAAAGAATTATGGAGGAGCCATTTATGCCCCTCTTATTTATCTTGAGAATAATGGCCCTACCTATTTCCTGCACAATATCGCTAACAATAAAGGAGGCGCGATTTACATAAATGGAACAGCAGGCTCCTCCTCCAAAATTTCTGCCGATAAACACCCAATCATATTTAATAATAATATGGTGACAAATGTCACAAATGCAGATGGAACGAGTACCACTGCGAACCCTCCTCGAAGAAATGCCATCATGATCGAAAGTAACTCTGGAGGTATAGAATTCGGAGCAGGACAAGGTCAAAATCTCATCTTCTATGATCCTATTCAAGTCCCTAATGCTGGGGTCTCTATAGATTTTAATAAGGATACTTCCCATGTCGGCTGTGTCGTCTTCTCTGGAGCAACAGTCAATTCTGCGGATATCTCCCCAATAAATTTACAGACCAAAACCCCCGCTACGCTTACTCTTAGCAATGGTTTCTTGTATATCGAAGACCGCGCTCAGTTATCGGTGAATCAATTTGCGCAAGTAGGAGGCGTCATTGCCTTAGGCAATGGTGCCATCTTTAGCTGTTACAAAAATGGAAATAATACAGATGCTTCTGTAACTCTCAACAGTATAGGGCTTCATCTTCCTTCTATTCTGAAAAATGGTGCAGAGGCTCCCTTGTTATGGGTAGAACCTACAAGCACTACTACAAATAATAGCACAACATATACGGCAGATACTGCAGCTACCTTTTCATTAGATAATGCAAAACTTTCTCTTGTTGATGAGAATGGGAACCCTCCTTATGAGTCTACAGACCTAACCCATGCCTTATCTGCTTATCCCGTGCTTACGATCTCTGAGGCTAGTGATAACCAATTAAAATCTGAGAGCATGGACTTTTCTGGTATCAATGCTCCCCATTATGGATGGCAAGGACTCTGGACTTGGGGCTGGGCAAAAACAGAGGATCCTGCCACTACTCCCCCCGCTACAATTACAGATCCCCAAAAAGCAAATCAATTCCATAGAACGTTACTCCTCAGCTGGCTTCCAGCTGGATACATTCCCAGCCCTAAACATAAGAGTCCCCTAATAGCTAATACTCTTTGGGGAAATATGTTGATGGCAACAGAGAGCTTAAAAAATAGTTTGTTAGATAGGATTTCTGAACACTCGTTCTGGGGAATTACTGGAGGAGGATTGGGAATGCTGGTGTACCAAGAACCTAGAAAGGAACACCCTGGATTCCATATGCATTCTTCTGGGTATTCAGCAGGGATCACTGCAGGACACACACACATATTTTCCTTACGTTTCAATCAAGCCTTCACCAAACTTCGTGAGCGCTATGCAGAAAACTTTGTCTCTTCTAAAAATTACTCCTGTCAAGGAGAAATGCTTTTCTCTTTGCAAGAAGGATTCCTTCTAACTAGACTGATTGGGCTTTACAGTTACGGAAGTCATCATTGTCATCATTTTTATACTCAAGGAGAAAACCGATCCTCCGAAGGCCAATTCTGTAGCCAAACATTTGGGGGAGCTGCTGTATTGGACTTTCCTTTAAAACCTTTTGGATCTACACATATACTTACGGCTCCTTTTCTGGGAGCTTTTGGAGTGTACTCTACTCTCTCTAGCTTCACCGAAAAAGGTGCGTATCCACGGAATTTTTCAACCCAAACACCATTGATCAATGTGGTCACTCCTATTGGAGTAAAAGGAAGTTTTGTCAATGCCCGCCGAAGACCTTCAGCGTGGAATATAGAACTCGCTTACCAATCTGTTCTATATAGACAAGAACCTGGTATTTTCACTCAATTACTCGCTAGTAAAGGAATATGGTCTGGACACGGAAGTCCGGCATCCCGTCACGCAGTGTCTTACAAGATCTCACAAAAAACCCAGCTTTTACGTTTTGCCGTGTTGAATCTCCAGTACCATGGATTCTATTCCTCCTCTACTTTTTGTAACTACTTAAACGGAGAGCTTTCATTAATTTTTTAA
- a CDS encoding Ulp1 family isopeptidase, producing the protein MALLLVLISLGMILLAYSFSDLLNYRFCISVPTKQSKALPIPKPVPKSGSVIEQLSKEVVDTYLQSHQLPELNILDNSQIFQFMCALHDQYPQLLPCDCLVPLTIFNYQEEVCSVLKSKQKADTSLMDPLKDYHPITCPPANYFQLLKQARVLPFVLWYDPECRNYQQTLNKMQQLSSLGISENSHWTLIIVDLSAQCITYFDSQKNYIAPVEDMKQQMEELADRINELGFHKDNKTSFDVHIAVSEELLQSEMGLCCGLWCCQYMKWYMENISREILTRIPNSPEYKTLLLHSLYTSFKESTKPYANLSWPKT; encoded by the coding sequence GTGGCTTTGCTTCTCGTTCTAATCTCTTTAGGGATGATCCTACTTGCTTATAGCTTCTCTGATTTATTGAACTATCGCTTCTGTATAAGTGTGCCTACTAAACAATCCAAGGCATTACCGATCCCAAAACCTGTTCCTAAAAGCGGATCAGTCATAGAACAGCTGTCTAAAGAAGTCGTCGACACATACTTGCAATCTCATCAGCTTCCTGAACTAAATATACTGGACAATTCGCAAATCTTTCAGTTCATGTGTGCCTTACACGATCAATATCCACAGCTTTTACCTTGTGATTGTCTTGTTCCCCTGACCATTTTCAACTATCAAGAAGAAGTGTGTTCCGTCCTTAAAAGCAAGCAGAAAGCTGATACATCTCTAATGGATCCCTTGAAAGATTATCATCCCATCACTTGTCCTCCGGCAAACTATTTCCAACTTCTGAAGCAGGCTCGAGTATTACCATTTGTGTTATGGTATGATCCGGAGTGCAGAAACTATCAGCAAACTCTTAACAAAATGCAGCAGCTCTCTTCTTTAGGAATTTCTGAAAATAGCCATTGGACTCTAATCATTGTAGATTTGAGTGCTCAATGCATCACCTATTTCGATAGTCAAAAGAACTACATCGCCCCCGTCGAGGACATGAAACAGCAGATGGAAGAGCTTGCTGATCGTATTAACGAACTAGGCTTCCATAAAGATAATAAAACTTCTTTTGATGTACACATTGCTGTTTCAGAAGAACTTTTACAATCCGAAATGGGTCTATGTTGCGGATTATGGTGCTGTCAATACATGAAATGGTACATGGAGAATATAAGCAGAGAAATCTTAACTAGAATTCCAAATTCCCCAGAATATAAAACTCTGCTGCTACACTCGCTCTATACTTCTTTCAAAGAATCTACGAAACCCTATGCCAATCTTTCATGGCCCAAGACCTGA